Proteins encoded by one window of Anaerolineae bacterium:
- a CDS encoding type 1 glutamine amidotransferase, with protein MKVAILVEDMYEDVEFWYPYYRMKEAGAEVVVVAPKAGATYNSKHGYPAVSQLSGAEASADEFDAVIVPGGFCPDRLRRDPNILRFVADMDKKGKVVAAICHAGWVLISAKIIKGRKATSVSAIRDDMENAGCIWLNEPVVVDGNLITSRVPDDLPHFLPAIIKALKLA; from the coding sequence ATGAAAGTAGCGATTCTCGTCGAGGACATGTATGAGGACGTCGAGTTCTGGTACCCCTATTACCGGATGAAGGAAGCCGGCGCGGAGGTCGTCGTAGTAGCCCCCAAGGCGGGCGCAACCTATAACAGCAAGCACGGCTATCCGGCGGTCAGCCAGCTTTCTGGCGCCGAGGCCAGCGCCGATGAGTTCGACGCGGTGATCGTGCCCGGCGGTTTCTGCCCGGATCGCCTGCGGCGCGATCCCAATATCCTGCGCTTCGTCGCGGATATGGACAAGAAAGGCAAGGTAGTGGCGGCTATCTGCCACGCCGGCTGGGTGCTCATCTCCGCCAAAATCATCAAGGGCCGCAAGGCCACCAGCGTGAGTGCCATACGGGATGACATGGAAAACGCCGGCTGTATCTGGCTCAACGAACCGGTGGTCGTGGATGGCAATTTGATCACCTCTCGGGTACCGGATGACCTGCCGCATTTCCTGCCGGCCATTATCAAGGCGCTGAAGCTGGCATAA
- a CDS encoding DUF262 domain-containing protein, whose translation MSEVLFKKVDYTVNKLLEDIEMGNIGLPDIQRPFVWNTTKVRDLFDSMYRGFPIGYLLFWENGLPGEHRVIGVDQKKRAPNLLIVDGQQRLTSLYAVMKGVPIVDKDFRKIRLRLAFHPLTQQFEVTNPVIEKDVEWLPDISVLWQSSTKLLAFVNQFMERLATKRPLSEREREQIYQAIDRLVDLQKYPLTALEVSANVKEEQVADIFVRINSQGTPLNQADFILTLMSVFWDEGRKDLEDFCRAAKEPSDDGKPSPYNPYFHPGPDQLLRVSVALGFRRARLEYVYSLLRGKDLETGEFSSQRRDEQFGILRKAQADVLNLQNWHEFFKVLNLAGYIHPKMILSETAIVYTYALWLIGKKDFHVEPYALRRVMAQWFYMVALTGRYTDSPESRMEQDLAMLRDLSKPEEFLSILRQQIDAVFTRDFWEVTLPNQLVTASANSPYQSAFFAALCILDAPVLYSNMKVRDLLNPTIHGTKRALERHHLFPRKYLKRLGIKEQRYINQVANYDLVEWKDNIDISDQPPAQYVPAYERRFSPQQLSQMYRLHALPDGWYHMDYHQFLEERRKRMAAIIREGYEHLTSI comes from the coding sequence ATGTCTGAAGTTTTGTTCAAAAAGGTAGATTATACCGTGAACAAATTGCTGGAAGATATTGAAATGGGCAATATCGGCCTACCCGATATTCAAAGACCCTTTGTCTGGAACACGACCAAGGTTCGCGATTTGTTCGACTCGATGTATCGCGGTTTTCCCATTGGATACTTGCTCTTTTGGGAGAATGGCCTCCCAGGCGAGCATAGAGTTATTGGGGTTGACCAAAAGAAGAGGGCTCCTAATTTGCTCATTGTAGACGGTCAGCAAAGGCTCACCTCCTTGTATGCGGTCATGAAGGGTGTGCCTATTGTTGACAAAGACTTTCGAAAGATAAGACTACGCCTGGCCTTTCACCCTTTAACCCAGCAGTTTGAAGTGACCAATCCGGTCATCGAGAAAGATGTGGAGTGGCTACCGGACATCAGCGTGCTCTGGCAGAGTTCGACAAAACTGCTGGCGTTTGTCAACCAGTTTATGGAGCGGCTTGCAACCAAACGTCCTCTGTCGGAAAGAGAGCGTGAGCAGATTTATCAAGCAATTGATCGGTTGGTAGACTTACAGAAATACCCTCTCACTGCGCTCGAGGTCTCTGCAAACGTCAAAGAGGAGCAGGTAGCGGACATTTTTGTGCGTATCAATAGTCAGGGTACACCGCTTAACCAAGCCGATTTCATCCTAACACTAATGTCAGTCTTCTGGGATGAAGGACGAAAGGATCTGGAAGATTTTTGCCGAGCCGCCAAAGAACCATCTGATGACGGCAAACCCTCACCATACAACCCATACTTCCATCCCGGTCCGGACCAGTTACTGCGTGTAAGCGTCGCATTGGGCTTTCGGCGGGCGAGATTGGAGTATGTGTACTCTCTGTTGCGCGGCAAAGACCTGGAGACAGGAGAATTTTCCTCTCAGCGGCGTGATGAGCAGTTCGGTATACTCCGTAAAGCTCAGGCCGATGTGCTAAATCTGCAGAACTGGCATGAGTTCTTCAAGGTGCTGAATCTGGCAGGATATATTCATCCTAAAATGATCTTGTCAGAAACCGCAATTGTATATACATATGCCCTTTGGCTCATTGGGAAGAAGGACTTTCATGTAGAGCCGTATGCTTTACGGAGGGTCATGGCTCAATGGTTTTACATGGTTGCCCTCACAGGCCGTTATACCGATTCTCCTGAGAGCCGCATGGAGCAGGACCTTGCTATGCTACGTGACCTGTCCAAACCAGAAGAGTTTCTGAGTATATTACGGCAACAAATAGATGCGGTCTTCACCCGGGACTTCTGGGAGGTGACCCTACCCAATCAACTTGTGACAGCTTCCGCGAACAGCCCATATCAATCGGCCTTTTTCGCCGCCCTTTGCATTCTGGATGCCCCCGTGCTATACTCAAACATGAAGGTTCGGGATCTGCTGAACCCAACTATCCATGGAACCAAAAGGGCTTTAGAGCGTCATCATCTATTCCCTAGGAAATATTTGAAAAGGTTGGGAATTAAAGAACAGCGGTATATCAATCAGGTTGCGAATTACGACTTGGTGGAATGGAAGGACAATATTGACATCAGCGATCAGCCGCCGGCACAATATGTGCCGGCGTACGAGCGCAGATTCTCCCCCCAACAGCTATCCCAGATGTATAGACTGCATGCCCTGCCAGATGGATGGTATCACATGGATTATCATCAATTCTTAGAGGAGCGCCGAAAACGGATGGCAGCCATCATCCGCGAAGGATATGAGCATTTGACCAGCATATAG